ATCTTTTGGCCTCAGCCAATGTGGCTCTGTTGAGCTCCTTGTGGTCCGGCTTTTTATAGTTCAGCGAAACCTTTTCCACCGAGGTCAGTATCAAGAGGGTCTCGGCCTCAATGTCGCGGGCCAGGACCGCCGAGGCTCGGTCCTTGTCTATCACCGCATCCACCCCCTCATAGCCTCCGTCATTCTTGGCATACACCGGCACCCCTCCGCCCCCGGCGGCGATGACGATGGTCCCGGAATGCACCAGTTCCTTGATGGTCCGGCGGTTGACGATGGAGCGGGGAATGGGGGACGGCACAAAGCGACGGTAACCCCGTCCGGCATCTTCTTTGACCACCCAGCCGCGTTTAAGCAAAGCTTCAACTTCATCCTGCTTATAATAGGGGCCTATTGGTTTGGAAGGATCCAATATCGAGGGATCATCCTTATCTACCACCACCTGAGTGACCATGGTAACCACGTCACGATCGATCTTCTCCCTGATCAGATTGTTCTGAAGGGATTGCTCTATCATGTAACCCATCCCGCCCTCGGTGTCGGCCACAATGACACCCAAAGGCAGGGCCGGAATGCCGTCCGGGAAGGTCCGTTCAACGCGAAGCAGGGCATTGCCCACCTGGGGGCCGTTGCCGTGGGAGACGGCCAGGTTGTAGCCTTCCTTGACCAGCTCGGTGATGGCCAGCACCGCCTGCCGGGTGTTGGCGAACTGCTGGTGAATGTCTTCCTTGCCGGTGGCGCCGATGGCGTTCCCGCCCAGGGCCACCACCGCGGTTTTAGTATTGGGCATATATTTCTCTTAAGGTTGGTATCACGGCAAAGACCCCACTCTCTGCAACAGGGGGAAATATCCCCGCAGCGCAGAGCAATGAGGCCGTTGCAATGGTTAAGGTTTTATTATTTTTTGATGACCTTTTTGATGGCCGCAGTTAGATCGGGATGGGAGGTCTCCTTGAGGTCATATCCCACCCGAACCGCCGGTTTGGGGAATTTGACCAGGCGGCGCAGGTCGATGGGCGTTCCCACCACATACATGTCACAGGGCGTCCGGTTGATGGTGGCCTGGAGGTCCTTGATCTGCTTGTCGGAATAGCCCATGGCCGGAAGCAGTACGCCGATGCCGGGGTATTTCTTGAAGGTGTCGGCAATGGTGCCCACTGCGTAGGGACGGGGGTCTATCATCTTGGCCACCCCGTGTTTCTTGGCCGCCACCACCCCGGCGCCGTACTTCATCTCGCCATGGGTCAGGGTCGGGCCGTCTTCGATCACCAGCACCCTCTTCCCTTTAAGGCTCTTGGGCTGTTCCACCGTTACCGGGGAATCGGCGTCGATCACCAGCGCATTGGGATTGGCCATTTTGATATTGGCTTTGACGGTCTTGATGTCCTCTTTCCTGGCGCTGTCCTCCTTGTTGATGACGATGACATCGGCCCGGCGCAGATTGACCTCGCCCGGATAATATGACAGCTCATGCCCCGGACGGTGCGGATCCACCACCACTATCTCCAGGTCGGACTTGTAGAACGAGAAGTCGTTATTGCCGCCGTCCCAGACGATGACATCGGCCTCCTTCTCGGCCTGGCGCAAAATGGCCTCGTAGTCCACCCCGGCGTAGATAACGTTGCCGCGCACCACATGCGGCTCGTACTCCTCCATCTCCTCGATGGTGCAGTTATGCTTGGCCAGGTCCTGGACCGTGGCAAAGCGCTGGACCTTCTGCTTGACCAGGTCGCCGTAGGGCATGGGATGGCGGATGGCCACCACCTTCTTGCCCAGGGCCATCAGGATCTCGATCACCCGGCGGGTGGTCTGGCTCTTGCCGCTGCCGGTGCGCACCGCACAGACGGAGATCAACGGCTTGGTGGACTTGATCATGGTATCCTTGGGGCCCAGCATCATGAAATCCGCCCCGGCGGCGTTGACCACGGCCGCCTTGCCCATGACGTAGGCGTAGGGCACATCGGAGTAAGCAAACACCACCTGGTCGACCTTCAGTTTGGCGATCAGCTTGGTGAGTTCTTTCTCATCGTAGATGGCAATGCCCTTGGGGTAAAGCTTTCCGGCCAGAGCCGCCGGATATTTGCGCCCGGCAATATCGGGGATCTGGGTGGCGGTGAAGGCCACCACTTCGTAATCCTTGTTGTCGCGAAAATAGGTATTGAAATTATGGAAATCGCGCCCGGCGGCTCCCATGATCAGCACTCTTTTTTTGGACATCTTTGGCTCTCCTGTTTATTTGATTCATTTATTTCCGGTTAAATAAAAAAAGGCAATGCTCCGCAGTAAAGTAAATAATACAGCGATCGTGCAAATGCCCGAAATGATTCTAAATTCAGTCGAAGGGGTCTTCCCGAAGCCAGTCTAATATGTAATTACGCGATAACAACATACGGAATATTTCCATTTGTGGAATTAGGGTTGTATTTTAACACCAATACGGGCTTATGTCAAGGATAAAAGGCCTGGCATCGAAAGACTTTAAATTAAGGTTGTAAAATAATAAAGGGGCTGTCCTTTAAAACAGCCCCTTATGTTTTATCATCTAGGTTAAGACAGTTACCTTACTATCAACAGTTTTTTAGTAGAGCTGAACTCCCCGGCTTGTCCGCCGGAGCCTTGGCATAGGCGGGCCTGCAAGCGGTAGAAGTAGATGCCGTTGGGCAGGGTATTGTCGTTCCAGCTGATCTGGTGGTACCCGGCCGGCTTGGTTCCCTGGTCGAACCGTTTGATCGCCTGGCCCACCACGTTGTAGACCGTCAGGCTGGCCTTGCTCTCCTTCGGCAGCTGGTACTTGAAGATGGTCTGACCCCGCGACGGGTTGGGATAGGCATT
The nucleotide sequence above comes from Candidatus Edwardsbacteria bacterium RifOxyA12_full_54_48. Encoded proteins:
- a CDS encoding carbamate kinase; this translates as MPNTKTAVVALGGNAIGATGKEDIHQQFANTRQAVLAITELVKEGYNLAVSHGNGPQVGNALLRVERTFPDGIPALPLGVIVADTEGGMGYMIEQSLQNNLIREKIDRDVVTMVTQVVVDKDDPSILDPSKPIGPYYKQDEVEALLKRGWVVKEDAGRGYRRFVPSPIPRSIVNRRTIKELVHSGTIVIAAGGGGVPVYAKNDGGYEGVDAVIDKDRASAVLARDIEAETLLILTSVEKVSLNYKKPDHKELNRATLAEAKRYLAEGHFAAGSMGPKIEAAIQFLEYGGRQVIITSLEKAAEALNGKAGTILGVE
- a CDS encoding GTPase, which encodes MSKKRVLIMGAAGRDFHNFNTYFRDNKDYEVVAFTATQIPDIAGRKYPAALAGKLYPKGIAIYDEKELTKLIAKLKVDQVVFAYSDVPYAYVMGKAAVVNAAGADFMMLGPKDTMIKSTKPLISVCAVRTGSGKSQTTRRVIEILMALGKKVVAIRHPMPYGDLVKQKVQRFATVQDLAKHNCTIEEMEEYEPHVVRGNVIYAGVDYEAILRQAEKEADVIVWDGGNNDFSFYKSDLEIVVVDPHRPGHELSYYPGEVNLRRADVIVINKEDSARKEDIKTVKANIKMANPNALVIDADSPVTVEQPKSLKGKRVLVIEDGPTLTHGEMKYGAGVVAAKKHGVAKMIDPRPYAVGTIADTFKKYPGIGVLLPAMGYSDKQIKDLQATINRTPCDMYVVGTPIDLRRLVKFPKPAVRVGYDLKETSHPDLTAAIKKVIKK